The proteins below are encoded in one region of Halalkalicoccus jeotgali B3:
- a CDS encoding TOBE domain-containing protein: MDEQDVRGSVEAGLIVGEETITDRDVELLRAIAEHGSIHAATNALERSYAHAQRRVVELEEALGPLVERQRGGSDGGGSSLTDGAHALLERFERLDTAAEGLVAVEQTVLSGRVIERDGELGVVECAPGRVRALVPPEEGPVAVAIRSDAVTLTPPAKTPDPTETSARNRFAGVVRAVERGETVARVRLDIGGETRLVALVTHASVERLGLEPGREVVASFKATATRATPTHPD; encoded by the coding sequence ATGGACGAGCAGGACGTTCGCGGTTCGGTCGAGGCTGGACTGATCGTCGGCGAGGAGACCATCACCGACCGGGACGTCGAGTTGCTGCGTGCGATCGCCGAACACGGCTCGATCCACGCGGCCACGAACGCGCTGGAACGGTCCTACGCACACGCCCAACGCCGGGTCGTCGAACTGGAGGAGGCGCTCGGTCCGCTGGTCGAGCGCCAGCGGGGCGGCTCGGACGGCGGCGGGAGTTCGCTCACCGACGGGGCCCACGCGCTGCTCGAACGCTTCGAACGCCTCGATACCGCAGCCGAGGGGTTGGTCGCCGTCGAGCAGACGGTGCTTTCGGGGCGGGTGATCGAGCGCGACGGGGAACTGGGCGTCGTCGAGTGCGCGCCGGGGCGGGTTCGTGCGCTCGTCCCGCCCGAGGAGGGGCCGGTCGCGGTGGCGATCCGCTCGGACGCCGTGACGCTCACGCCACCGGCGAAGACGCCCGATCCCACCGAGACGAGCGCTCGCAATCGGTTTGCGGGCGTCGTCAGGGCCGTCGAGCGCGGCGAGACGGTCGCGCGCGTCCGTCTGGATATCGGGGGCGAGACGCGGCTCGTGGCGCTCGTGACGCATGCAAGCGTCGAGCGCCTCGGCCTCGAACCCGGCCGGGAGGTCGTCGCCTCGTTCAAGGCCACGGCGACCCGAGCGACTCCGACACACCCCGATTAA
- the hemL gene encoding glutamate-1-semialdehyde 2,1-aminomutase — MNLENSRELYDRALSVLPGGVNSPVRASIQPYPFFVERGDGGHVIDADGNRYIDWVMGLGPLLLGHDLPQSVESAVQKQASAGPMYGAPTEIEVELAEFVARHVPSVETVRFVNSGTEATVSAVRLARGYTGREKIVVMQGGYHGAQESTLVEGDPDDPSPSSKGVPDSFAEHTIPVPFNDTEAAERVFEEHGEEIAGVLVEPILANKGIVTPVDGYHETLRKLTREHGSLLIFDEVITGFRVGGLACAQGKFDVTPDVTTFGKIVGGGFPVGAIGGRSEVVESFTPSGDVFQAGTFSGHPVTMAAGLETLKYAAENDVYDHVNALGERLRSGLTDICADQAPEYTVAGTDSIFKVLLTRDAPVESESHCESGCEQRTECARYTHCPKTGADVAGTEIERWNRLLWPAMFDQGVFLSQNGFESQFVSDAHTTEDVEETLEAYKDVL, encoded by the coding sequence ATGAACCTCGAGAACTCCCGCGAGTTGTACGACCGGGCGCTGTCGGTCCTGCCCGGCGGGGTGAACTCGCCGGTGCGCGCGTCGATCCAGCCCTATCCCTTCTTCGTCGAACGGGGCGACGGCGGGCACGTCATCGACGCCGACGGCAACCGGTATATCGACTGGGTGATGGGGCTGGGTCCCCTGTTGCTGGGTCACGATCTGCCCCAGTCGGTCGAGTCGGCGGTCCAAAAGCAGGCAAGCGCCGGCCCGATGTACGGCGCGCCCACGGAGATCGAGGTCGAACTCGCGGAGTTCGTCGCCCGTCACGTCCCCAGCGTCGAGACGGTCCGCTTCGTCAACAGCGGGACCGAGGCGACCGTCTCGGCCGTGCGCCTCGCACGGGGCTACACCGGCCGCGAGAAGATCGTCGTCATGCAGGGGGGCTATCACGGCGCCCAGGAGTCGACGCTCGTCGAGGGCGATCCCGACGATCCGTCCCCGAGTTCGAAGGGCGTGCCCGACTCTTTCGCCGAGCACACCATCCCAGTGCCGTTCAACGATACGGAGGCCGCAGAGCGCGTCTTCGAGGAGCACGGCGAGGAGATCGCGGGCGTGCTCGTCGAGCCGATCCTCGCGAACAAGGGGATCGTTACTCCTGTTGATGGCTATCACGAAACGCTGCGAAAGCTCACCCGCGAGCACGGCTCCCTGCTGATCTTCGACGAGGTCATCACCGGCTTCCGGGTCGGCGGGCTAGCGTGTGCACAGGGGAAGTTCGACGTCACCCCGGACGTGACGACCTTCGGCAAGATCGTCGGCGGCGGCTTTCCCGTCGGCGCGATCGGTGGGCGCTCGGAGGTCGTCGAGTCCTTTACCCCCTCGGGCGACGTCTTCCAAGCGGGGACCTTCTCGGGCCATCCGGTGACGATGGCCGCCGGACTGGAGACGCTGAAGTACGCCGCCGAAAACGACGTCTACGATCACGTAAACGCGCTCGGCGAGCGCCTCCGGTCGGGACTGACCGACATCTGTGCGGATCAGGCCCCCGAGTACACCGTCGCGGGAACCGACAGCATCTTCAAGGTGCTCTTGACGCGCGATGCACCCGTCGAAAGCGAAAGCCATTGTGAGAGCGGCTGTGAGCAACGCACCGAGTGTGCGCGATATACGCACTGTCCGAAGACGGGCGCGGACGTCGCCGGCACGGAGATCGAACGCTGGAACCGGCTTCTGTGGCCCGCCATGTTCGATCAGGGGGTCTTCCTGAGCCAGAACGGGTTCGAATCACAGTTCGTGAGCGACGCCCACACCACGGAAGACGTCGAGGAGACGCTCGAAGCCTACAAGGACGTCCTGTAA
- a CDS encoding TRAP transporter permease: MSTSSGDATGEADEPELSEEEQQELIDELERRRDPRGIAAVLVAVVGIAFSLYQVWIAAHGFEFGLTLPIVGEVELAALQLLQVNAVHVVFALVLAFLLYPPTTGDGPLAGRLARIVPALSDRFGADSPVTRGARGLRSGVRWAFVDARRERVTPADVVCIVIAVLAALYMLTSFSEVQRMRVFGLGTGRTIGEIVPPLEPLVAAISALGIPLDSTSVAFLLGAAGVILVLEATRRSLGIYLTLIVLAFVLYARYGYLIPGDGVVSTPFGFGIGLPYIEIFSIPPGDWATIIQNFWYNTENGVFGIPVTVSVQFIYIFILFGAILEMSGAGQWFIDLAYAVTGHRKGGPAKASVLASGFMGTISGSSIANTVTTGAFTIPLMKRSGYRSEFAGAVEASASSGGQILPPVMGAAAFLIVEYTATPYSDVIIAAAVPAVAFFFGVWVMVHLEASRTNIERIDKADTIPIRPHLRKGWFYLVPIALLLYYLVIARLSVARSAWFSILAIIATIAIVAAYSERTRGPLLGAIVGLFALETFAYLFAGTGLLGVLTGGATGGLGVEAALSAAAGNLVWIALLVSVLVLVARPDLDAPFLDYDPSVDETAETTANALGRPSLARNAPFGFGTFVLRSLEAGARTATPIVVAVAAVGIIPGVLSATGLAPNLTTFITSLAGGSTALLLLITAIAAIILGMGVPTTATYILLASVLAPAIVQSGEIPVLAAHLFILYFGVIADITPPVAVAAYAAAGVAKSDPFPTGVEAFTLSLNKAIVPFAFAFTPGIVLLRSTGNGDARVIGLADVLDIGFFVPEVIVPIVGTFLGVVALGPTIIGYLYASVPRVERALFAVSAVLLMTPLTLFTTVADLMALVSPYTLTAPLAVGPVLRAAGAVLFVALALKNRRAGENRPGTATTAEPTTD; this comes from the coding sequence ATGAGTACGTCATCCGGGGATGCGACTGGGGAGGCTGACGAACCCGAACTCTCCGAGGAGGAACAACAGGAGCTGATCGACGAGCTCGAACGCCGGCGGGATCCCCGCGGGATCGCCGCGGTGCTCGTCGCGGTCGTCGGTATCGCGTTCTCGCTCTATCAGGTCTGGATCGCCGCCCATGGCTTCGAGTTCGGACTCACGCTGCCGATCGTCGGCGAGGTCGAACTCGCCGCCCTCCAGTTGCTACAGGTCAACGCCGTCCACGTCGTCTTCGCGCTGGTGTTGGCCTTCCTCCTGTACCCGCCGACGACCGGCGACGGTCCCCTCGCGGGTCGCCTCGCCCGGATCGTCCCGGCGCTTTCCGATCGCTTCGGCGCCGACAGCCCCGTCACCCGTGGGGCCCGCGGTCTTCGCAGCGGGGTTCGCTGGGCGTTCGTCGACGCGCGCCGCGAGCGGGTGACGCCCGCCGACGTCGTCTGTATCGTGATCGCGGTGCTCGCGGCGCTTTACATGCTGACGTCCTTCTCGGAAGTCCAGCGTATGCGGGTCTTCGGGCTCGGCACGGGCCGGACGATCGGCGAGATCGTCCCCCCTCTCGAACCCCTCGTCGCGGCGATCTCGGCGCTCGGGATCCCGCTGGATTCGACCTCGGTCGCGTTCCTGCTCGGGGCCGCGGGCGTGATCCTCGTCCTCGAGGCGACACGGCGCTCGCTGGGGATCTATCTCACGCTGATCGTCCTCGCCTTCGTCCTCTATGCGCGCTATGGTTATCTCATCCCGGGTGACGGCGTCGTCTCGACGCCCTTCGGGTTCGGGATCGGCCTGCCCTACATCGAGATCTTCTCGATCCCGCCGGGCGACTGGGCGACGATCATTCAGAACTTCTGGTACAACACCGAAAACGGGGTCTTCGGTATCCCCGTCACCGTCTCGGTCCAGTTCATCTACATCTTCATCCTCTTCGGGGCGATCCTCGAGATGTCGGGTGCCGGCCAGTGGTTCATTGATCTGGCCTACGCCGTTACCGGGCACCGAAAGGGCGGTCCGGCGAAGGCGAGCGTCCTCGCCTCGGGCTTCATGGGGACGATCTCGGGCTCGTCGATCGCCAACACCGTCACGACGGGCGCGTTTACGATCCCGCTGATGAAGCGTTCGGGCTACCGCTCGGAGTTCGCGGGCGCGGTCGAGGCCTCGGCGTCCTCGGGCGGGCAGATCCTCCCGCCGGTGATGGGCGCCGCAGCGTTCCTGATCGTCGAGTACACCGCAACGCCCTACTCCGACGTCATCATCGCCGCCGCGGTGCCCGCGGTGGCCTTTTTCTTCGGCGTCTGGGTGATGGTCCACCTCGAGGCCTCGCGGACGAACATCGAGCGCATCGACAAGGCAGACACCATCCCGATCCGCCCCCACCTCCGGAAGGGGTGGTTCTACCTCGTGCCGATCGCTCTGTTGTTGTACTATCTGGTCATCGCCCGGCTGTCGGTCGCCCGGTCGGCGTGGTTCTCGATTCTCGCGATCATCGCAACGATCGCGATCGTCGCCGCCTACAGCGAACGCACGCGCGGGCCGTTGCTCGGCGCGATCGTGGGTCTCTTCGCGCTTGAAACGTTCGCGTATCTGTTCGCGGGCACCGGTCTGCTGGGCGTTCTGACCGGCGGCGCGACCGGGGGTCTGGGGGTCGAGGCCGCGCTCTCGGCGGCGGCCGGGAACCTCGTCTGGATCGCCCTCCTGGTGAGTGTCCTCGTCCTGGTGGCCCGTCCCGACCTCGACGCGCCGTTTCTGGACTACGATCCGTCGGTCGACGAAACCGCAGAGACGACCGCCAACGCCCTCGGTCGCCCGTCGCTGGCTCGCAACGCACCCTTCGGGTTCGGCACGTTCGTGTTGCGCTCGCTGGAGGCCGGCGCGCGGACCGCGACCCCGATCGTCGTCGCGGTCGCTGCGGTCGGCATCATCCCGGGCGTCCTGAGCGCGACCGGGCTCGCCCCGAACCTCACGACGTTCATCACGTCGCTTGCGGGCGGGTCGACGGCCCTACTGTTGCTCATCACGGCGATCGCGGCGATCATCCTCGGGATGGGTGTGCCGACGACGGCGACGTACATCCTGTTGGCGTCGGTGCTCGCGCCGGCGATCGTCCAGAGCGGGGAGATCCCGGTGCTGGCCGCCCACCTGTTCATCCTCTATTTCGGCGTGATCGCGGACATCACGCCGCCGGTTGCCGTCGCCGCCTACGCCGCGGCCGGCGTCGCCAAATCCGACCCGTTCCCGACCGGCGTCGAGGCCTTTACGCTGTCGCTGAACAAGGCGATCGTGCCCTTCGCCTTCGCCTTTACCCCCGGGATCGTCCTGCTTCGCTCGACCGGCAACGGTGACGCCCGCGTCATCGGCCTCGCCGACGTGCTGGATATCGGCTTTTTCGTCCCCGAAGTGATCGTCCCGATCGTCGGGACGTTCCTCGGGGTGGTGGCGCTGGGACCGACGATCATCGGCTACCTCTATGCGAGCGTCCCGCGGGTCGAACGGGCGCTGTTTGCGGTCTCGGCAGTGTTGCTGATGACGCCGCTGACGCTGTTTACCACGGTCGCCGACCTGATGGCGCTGGTCAGTCCCTACACCCTGACCGCGCCGCTGGCCGTCGGGCCCGTGCTGCGTGCGGCCGGCGCGGTCCTGTTCGTTGCGCTCGCGCTGAAAAATCGGCGTGCCGGTGAGAACCGACCCGGGACGGCCACGACCGCCGAGCCGACCACCGACTGA
- a CDS encoding DUF1850 domain-containing protein: MRGRRRVLAFVAVVCLLGTLAVAGAAATPADRVLVVEDAATGERLIETPVENGTVVALEYTHSVEKTRVLDAFTVRGDELVMTRMEFESYGWGLPAGAEVTRENGTFSFDPSYASEELVVKPGRTAGHRLHVDSQTYDLVERSDARAVRLSIERRSVLDATLDRSAPYIGAGA; the protein is encoded by the coding sequence GTGAGGGGCCGTCGTCGCGTACTAGCGTTCGTCGCGGTCGTCTGTCTTCTGGGGACCCTCGCCGTCGCCGGTGCCGCGGCGACGCCCGCAGATAGGGTCCTCGTGGTCGAGGACGCCGCCACGGGCGAGCGCCTCATCGAGACGCCCGTCGAGAACGGCACCGTCGTCGCGCTCGAGTACACCCACAGCGTCGAGAAGACGCGGGTGCTCGACGCCTTCACCGTTCGTGGCGACGAGCTCGTCATGACGCGCATGGAGTTTGAGTCCTACGGCTGGGGGCTGCCCGCGGGCGCGGAGGTCACCCGGGAGAACGGCACGTTCTCGTTCGACCCCTCATATGCGAGCGAGGAGTTGGTGGTCAAGCCCGGCCGAACCGCCGGCCACCGGCTTCACGTCGACTCCCAAACGTACGACCTCGTCGAGCGCTCGGACGCCCGTGCGGTCCGGCTCTCGATCGAGCGCCGGTCGGTTCTGGATGCTACCCTCGACCGGAGCGCACCCTATATAGGGGCTGGGGCGTGA
- a CDS encoding TAXI family TRAP transporter solute-binding subunit, with amino-acid sequence MRSIDRRRVLEGIGLAGIAGLAGCITSDDGGNGGNGGGGNGGGGGGGTELTWDAGGQGGTYYPLSNQFKQIVDGNTDYSLQVRSTGASVENIGNLAGGNADFALVQNDTAFFAYEGTGIEDFEGNAVPSLRGVATLYPETIHIVASAESGISSVEDLSGATINTGDLGSGTQVDAVQILEAVGITDYSEQNTGFSQAAEQLQNGDIDAAFIVGGWPVGAIENLATSTDITIVSIEGQARQQILDSGDYFAEDEIPAGTYSGVEEAVPTVAVQAMIATTEEQDEAIVEEILTTIFDNVDQLSIKQDFISRDTAQEGMSIPLHPGAESYFGSGGGSTNESGGNTSGNDSAENATGGNDTNSSA; translated from the coding sequence ATGCGTTCGATAGATAGACGGAGGGTGTTGGAGGGAATCGGTCTCGCAGGTATCGCCGGGCTCGCCGGCTGTATCACGAGCGACGACGGCGGCAACGGGGGCAACGGTGGCGGCGGGAACGGTGGCGGCGGCGGTGGCGGCACCGAACTCACCTGGGACGCCGGCGGGCAGGGCGGGACGTACTACCCGCTCTCGAACCAGTTCAAGCAGATCGTCGACGGGAACACGGACTACTCGCTGCAGGTGCGCTCGACCGGGGCGAGCGTCGAGAACATCGGCAACCTCGCGGGCGGCAATGCGGACTTCGCGTTGGTCCAGAACGACACGGCGTTTTTCGCCTACGAGGGCACCGGCATCGAGGACTTCGAGGGCAACGCCGTGCCCTCGCTTCGCGGGGTCGCGACGCTGTACCCCGAGACGATCCACATCGTCGCCAGCGCCGAGAGCGGCATCTCCTCGGTCGAGGACCTCTCGGGGGCGACGATCAATACCGGCGATCTGGGTAGCGGGACGCAGGTCGACGCCGTCCAGATCCTCGAGGCCGTCGGGATCACCGACTACTCCGAACAGAACACGGGCTTCTCGCAGGCGGCCGAGCAGCTCCAGAACGGCGACATCGACGCTGCGTTCATCGTCGGCGGCTGGCCGGTCGGCGCGATCGAGAACCTCGCGACGAGCACGGACATCACGATCGTCTCGATCGAAGGACAGGCCCGCCAGCAGATCCTCGATTCGGGCGACTACTTCGCCGAGGACGAGATCCCCGCGGGCACCTATTCGGGGGTCGAGGAAGCCGTCCCGACCGTGGCCGTCCAGGCGATGATCGCCACCACCGAGGAGCAGGACGAGGCCATCGTCGAGGAGATCCTGACCACGATCTTCGACAACGTCGACCAGCTCAGCATCAAACAGGACTTCATCAGCCGCGATACCGCCCAGGAGGGGATGTCCATCCCGCTGCACCCCGGTGCCGAATCGTACTTCGGGTCGGGCGGCGGGAGCACAAACGAGAGCGGGGGCAACACGAGCGGCAACGACAGCGCCGAGAACGCCACCGGCGGCAACGACACCAACAGCTCGGCCTGA